A genomic region of Populus nigra chromosome 11, ddPopNigr1.1, whole genome shotgun sequence contains the following coding sequences:
- the LOC133668781 gene encoding RING-H2 finger protein ATL72-like, translated as MQTLVVYRPHRLLLDMDSGMPPDSHGCRNSSILNSDENSNMAIVLVALLFAFLCALGIKSVARCALRCGYRIGFETPQQAASRLAAATNTGLMKSALRQIPVVTYESGLNIQVTDCTICLGEFSEGEKMSRM; from the exons ATGCAAACTTTAGTTGTATACCGCCCGCACCGCTTGCTCTTGGACATGGATTCTGGGATGCCACCTGATAGCCATGGATGCAGGAATTCGAGTATCCTCAACAGTGATGAAAACAGCAACATGGCGATAGTTTTGGTAGCTTTGCTGTTTGCATTCTTATGTGCTCTTGGAATAAAGTCCGTAGCACGTTGTGCTCTAAGATGTGGCTATAGAATTGGCTTTGAGACTCCGCAGCAAGCTGCTTCACGCCTAGCTGCGGCCACTAATACAGGACTAATGAAAAGTGCACTGAGGCAGATTCCGGTGGTAACTTATGAATCAGGACTAAATATTCAGGTCACTGATTGTACAATATGCCTTGGAGAGTTTTCGGAAGGCGAAAAG ATGAGCCGAATGTGA